In Spirochaeta thermophila DSM 6578, the following proteins share a genomic window:
- a CDS encoding chemotaxis protein CheW, whose translation MAEQDQLQLVTFQLGNEIYGVDIFDVREIQRRQEVRPIPNAPPFIEGIFKLRRDIIPVINLHRRFHIPEPELSEEDRLLSGILILEIDRNKIGVLIDKVLRVVSIPHEKVQPPPEVFTGIGTEYIEGVVQQEDGYLIVLDVHRLFSPKELRQIERTIAR comes from the coding sequence ATGGCCGAACAGGATCAACTCCAACTGGTGACGTTTCAGCTCGGGAACGAGATCTACGGCGTGGATATCTTCGATGTGAGGGAGATCCAGCGGAGGCAAGAGGTCCGTCCCATTCCCAACGCCCCTCCTTTTATCGAGGGTATTTTCAAGTTGCGGAGGGATATCATCCCGGTGATCAACCTCCATAGGCGGTTCCACATCCCGGAACCCGAACTCTCGGAGGAGGATCGCCTGCTCAGTGGGATACTCATTCTCGAGATAGACAGGAACAAGATAGGGGTCCTCATCGACAAGGTACTCAGGGTGGTGTCCATTCCCCATGAGAAGGTACAGCCTCCTCCCGAGGTCTTCACCGGTATCGGTACCGAGTACATCGAGGGGGTGGTCCAGCAGGAGGATGGGTACCTCATCGTTCTGGATGTCCACAGACTCTTCAGCCCCAAGGAGCTCAGGCAGATTGAACGCACCATTGCAAGGTAA
- a CDS encoding DegT/DnrJ/EryC1/StrS family aminotransferase: MSIPLFRPSIRRRDMEAVLAQMVDERLAPGEVSRTFARDLSRVLGAVDGVAFREYERALLTLMGVLELSSGDRILASPLLPAVYGEVWARLGVDVVVADVDPRTGDPRGLEDLVDGVRAVFWNLPLGVVPHMGTLASLGVPLVLDMSQGVGASWEGAPVGSFARYVVVSLESDGIITTGGGAVIGGCGKKEAQALVRARTEIHFGNLLSDMNAALGMTQLAQLDEFMERRRGIWEVYLDALMRSRHSGFSSVHEGAVSVPWTFPVLLSSERKAAFQYAKKQGVEAGEAFEDTLIACFDVGRSCPGAEELLRRCLIFPLYPIMSKERVQRVARVIASLP; the protein is encoded by the coding sequence ATGTCGATTCCTCTGTTCCGTCCCTCCATCCGACGGAGAGACATGGAGGCCGTACTCGCACAGATGGTCGACGAACGCCTCGCCCCGGGTGAGGTCTCCAGGACCTTCGCGAGGGATCTCTCGAGGGTCCTGGGTGCAGTCGACGGAGTGGCCTTTCGGGAGTACGAGCGTGCCCTCCTCACATTGATGGGGGTGCTCGAGCTCTCTTCTGGTGACCGCATCCTTGCCTCGCCCCTCCTTCCCGCTGTGTACGGTGAGGTGTGGGCGCGGTTAGGGGTGGATGTGGTGGTGGCCGACGTGGATCCGCGGACGGGTGATCCCCGGGGGCTCGAGGACCTCGTCGACGGAGTGAGGGCGGTCTTCTGGAATCTCCCCCTGGGGGTGGTGCCGCACATGGGGACGCTCGCCTCCCTGGGGGTACCGCTCGTGTTGGATATGTCCCAGGGGGTGGGGGCCTCGTGGGAAGGCGCACCGGTGGGGAGCTTCGCCCGATATGTGGTGGTGAGTCTCGAGTCGGATGGGATCATCACCACCGGAGGCGGTGCGGTGATCGGCGGATGCGGAAAGAAGGAGGCCCAGGCCCTTGTCCGGGCGAGGACGGAGATCCATTTCGGCAACCTCCTCTCGGACATGAACGCCGCTCTCGGTATGACTCAGCTCGCCCAGCTCGACGAATTCATGGAACGGCGCAGGGGGATCTGGGAGGTCTATCTCGATGCCCTCATGAGGTCCCGACATTCGGGTTTCTCCTCCGTCCATGAAGGGGCCGTCTCGGTGCCCTGGACCTTTCCCGTCCTCCTCTCCTCGGAACGGAAGGCGGCCTTCCAGTATGCGAAGAAACAGGGGGTGGAGGCGGGCGAGGCCTTCGAGGATACGCTCATCGCCTGCTTCGATGTGGGAAGGTCGTGTCCGGGAGCGGAGGAACTCCTCCGTCGCTGTCTCATCTTCCCGCTCTATCCCATCATGTCCAAGGAGCGGGTCCAACGGGTGGCGCGTGTGATCGCCTCCCTCCCTTGA
- a CDS encoding NAD(+)/NADH kinase codes for MPDVVVIANLEKPRTPRILNEVEERLRGEGLSYRVVGLEGSLPEASLDGARLAISIGGDGTVLYSARLVASHGVPLLPINAGRLGFLAELGEGEWSEVFSSWKEGEALVSERLMLRATVSRGGEVVASCIGLNDAVISSSGISKIVRLSVVMHSCTMGEYHADGVIIATPTGSTAYSAAAGGPILHPEVPAFIVTPICALSLASRPVVTPASEPVIARVHQHLRTGVILTIDGQEVVELAPGDEVRVEDAGIRARLLLSPRWTFYDVLRTKLGWSGGPVYA; via the coding sequence ATGCCAGATGTCGTGGTGATCGCAAATCTCGAGAAGCCGCGTACCCCTCGTATCCTCAATGAGGTGGAGGAGCGTCTCAGGGGGGAAGGGCTTTCGTACCGCGTGGTCGGTCTGGAGGGGTCACTCCCCGAAGCCTCCCTCGACGGCGCGCGGTTGGCGATCTCCATAGGAGGCGACGGTACGGTTCTCTACAGCGCGCGGCTCGTGGCTTCCCACGGGGTACCGCTTCTGCCGATCAACGCCGGGAGGTTGGGCTTCCTCGCGGAGCTCGGCGAGGGGGAGTGGAGCGAGGTCTTCTCTTCCTGGAAGGAGGGGGAGGCCCTTGTGAGCGAGCGTCTCATGCTCAGGGCCACGGTCTCCAGGGGTGGGGAGGTGGTCGCCTCGTGCATCGGGCTCAACGATGCGGTGATCTCTTCGTCCGGTATCTCGAAGATCGTGCGTCTCTCGGTGGTCATGCACTCCTGTACCATGGGCGAGTATCATGCCGACGGGGTGATCATCGCCACTCCCACGGGGTCCACGGCCTACTCGGCCGCGGCCGGAGGCCCCATCCTCCATCCCGAGGTGCCGGCCTTCATCGTCACGCCCATCTGTGCCCTCTCGCTCGCGAGCAGGCCGGTGGTGACCCCTGCTTCCGAGCCGGTGATCGCCCGGGTGCATCAGCACCTGCGTACGGGGGTGATCCTCACCATAGACGGGCAGGAGGTGGTGGAGCTCGCTCCCGGCGACGAGGTGCGGGTGGAGGATGCGGGGATCAGGGCGCGCCTCCTGCTGTCTCCGCGGTGGACGTTCTACGACGTGCTCCGGACCAAACTCGGATGGTCGGGAGGACCGGTGTATGCTTGA
- the recN gene encoding DNA repair protein RecN, translating to MLEQLSVRNYAIMRELVVDFSSGFTVLTGETGAGKSILIGALGLLGGGKADADVVRAGQEQAEVAGVFVVEGNREALAWLGAREIEPEDGRVVVRRVVRSSGRSSAFIQAAPVTVADLEEFSGFLFDIHGQHEHQSLFRTELHRQYLDAFGGLEGDAAAYAEVFRRLTERRRELEDLLSKERDLVRERELLAHAVEEIEAARLTPGEDEQVEQELSLLSHLEQVAEDLKDFFSLATEGPQAVLPALKQMRRLLGQVERVDRRVEPLGARLESAYYELEDVTEQIRSYREGLDFSPERLEAVAERSALIQRLKRKYGDTVEEVLSFLEEARRKLSRFESYDEETARLRMEVEELQREVLRRAKALMEARVRVGEEFARRVETIIRSLGMQKARFSVQVEQRLSERGAPVCTPSGMDRVEFLIAPNPGEDFKPLRKIASGGEISRVMLAIKTLTAQSDPIATLVFDEVDTGIGGEVALAVGEYLYEVARYKQVLCITHIASIAARGDHHLVVRKRVEGNETMADIEYVEGDDREEELARMLSGDVDSRVSREHARELLMKYGGSTRG from the coding sequence ATGCTTGAGCAGCTCTCGGTGCGTAACTATGCGATCATGCGTGAGCTCGTGGTGGACTTTTCCTCGGGGTTCACGGTCCTCACGGGTGAGACCGGGGCGGGGAAGTCCATACTCATAGGGGCGTTGGGGCTCCTCGGCGGGGGCAAGGCGGATGCGGATGTGGTGCGCGCCGGGCAGGAGCAGGCCGAGGTGGCGGGGGTCTTCGTGGTGGAGGGCAATCGGGAGGCCCTGGCCTGGCTCGGGGCGCGCGAGATTGAACCCGAGGACGGCCGGGTGGTGGTACGGCGGGTGGTCAGGAGTTCCGGTCGGTCGAGTGCCTTCATCCAGGCCGCGCCGGTGACGGTCGCGGACCTCGAGGAGTTCTCGGGGTTCCTCTTCGATATCCACGGTCAGCACGAGCACCAGTCGCTCTTCCGAACCGAGTTGCATCGGCAGTACCTGGACGCCTTCGGCGGGTTGGAGGGGGATGCGGCCGCGTACGCCGAGGTTTTCAGGCGGCTCACCGAGCGGCGGCGTGAGCTCGAGGATCTCCTCTCCAAGGAGCGGGACCTCGTACGGGAGCGGGAGCTCCTCGCCCATGCGGTGGAGGAGATCGAGGCGGCACGGCTCACACCGGGCGAGGACGAACAGGTGGAACAGGAGCTCTCCCTCCTTTCCCACCTCGAGCAGGTGGCCGAGGACCTCAAGGACTTCTTCTCCCTCGCGACCGAGGGGCCACAGGCGGTGCTTCCCGCCCTCAAACAGATGCGGAGGCTCCTCGGTCAGGTGGAGCGGGTGGACAGGAGGGTGGAGCCCCTGGGGGCACGTCTCGAGAGCGCCTACTACGAGCTCGAGGATGTGACGGAGCAGATCAGGTCGTATCGGGAGGGGCTCGATTTCTCTCCCGAGCGGCTCGAGGCGGTGGCGGAGCGGAGCGCGCTCATCCAGCGCCTCAAGCGCAAGTACGGCGACACCGTGGAGGAGGTGCTATCCTTCCTCGAGGAGGCGCGCCGGAAGCTCTCGAGGTTCGAGTCGTACGATGAGGAGACGGCCCGTCTCAGGATGGAGGTGGAGGAGCTCCAGCGGGAGGTGCTCCGACGGGCAAAGGCCCTCATGGAGGCCCGCGTCCGGGTGGGCGAGGAGTTCGCCCGGAGGGTGGAGACGATCATCCGCTCCCTGGGGATGCAGAAGGCACGGTTCTCCGTCCAGGTGGAGCAGCGTCTCTCGGAGCGGGGGGCGCCCGTGTGCACCCCTTCGGGTATGGACCGGGTGGAGTTCCTCATCGCCCCCAATCCGGGTGAAGACTTCAAGCCTCTCCGCAAGATCGCCTCTGGTGGTGAGATCTCTCGGGTGATGCTCGCCATAAAGACCCTCACGGCGCAGAGCGATCCCATCGCCACCCTCGTGTTCGACGAGGTGGATACGGGTATAGGGGGGGAGGTGGCCCTCGCGGTGGGCGAGTACCTCTACGAGGTGGCGAGATACAAGCAGGTGCTCTGTATCACGCACATCGCATCGATCGCCGCTAGGGGGGATCATCACCTGGTGGTGCGCAAGCGGGTTGAGGGAAACGAGACTATGGCCGATATTGAATATGTGGAAGGGGATGACCGGGAGGAGGAACTAGCGCGCATGCTCTCGGGGGACGTGGACAGCAGGGTCTCGCGGGAGCATGCACGGGAGCTACTCATGAAGTACGGAGGATCCACGCGTGGCTAA
- a CDS encoding butyrate kinase, which translates to MAKVSAEARARYTERIRKYTSRLEQLSARERNLSAIVSKADSGFEVQKLALAELLLNKVSLYLVMDALSETLLGVKNDGFLNEARKVWSQSVIQIEEVVSDFIDPSISDLKDRLDAISGMDEKERFRLIHKLGFALESVREAFGEGSKWKWAFVDMEARFATVAKNILDLRTLVEKLDPRVEGYRERVQYLELVKRLLMQAAERYRERYELATHRLEDFRKAILYLESYKRLMMLLGEREEVEMVSKKIEVWRNKMEDDEKKMQQRGAAGGGQPQGA; encoded by the coding sequence GTGGCTAAGGTGAGCGCCGAGGCACGGGCGCGCTACACGGAGCGTATTCGGAAGTATACGAGCAGGCTCGAGCAGCTCTCGGCGAGGGAGCGGAACCTGTCGGCCATCGTCTCGAAGGCCGATTCGGGGTTTGAGGTGCAGAAGCTCGCCCTCGCGGAACTTCTTCTCAACAAGGTCTCCTTGTACCTGGTGATGGACGCGCTCTCGGAGACGCTCCTGGGGGTGAAGAACGATGGGTTCCTCAACGAGGCGAGAAAGGTGTGGTCACAGAGCGTGATCCAGATCGAGGAGGTGGTCTCCGACTTCATCGATCCTTCCATCTCCGATCTCAAGGACAGGCTGGATGCCATAAGCGGTATGGATGAGAAGGAGCGGTTCCGCCTCATCCACAAGTTGGGGTTCGCCCTGGAGAGCGTGAGGGAGGCCTTCGGTGAGGGCTCGAAGTGGAAGTGGGCCTTCGTGGATATGGAGGCTCGATTCGCCACGGTGGCAAAGAATATCCTCGACCTGCGCACCCTGGTGGAGAAGCTCGATCCCCGGGTGGAGGGGTACAGGGAGCGGGTGCAGTACCTGGAGCTCGTGAAGCGCCTCCTCATGCAGGCGGCGGAGCGCTACAGGGAGCGCTATGAGCTGGCCACCCACAGGCTCGAGGATTTCAGGAAGGCGATCCTCTATCTCGAGAGTTACAAGCGGCTCATGATGCTCCTGGGTGAACGCGAGGAGGTGGAGATGGTGTCGAAGAAGATCGAGGTGTGGCGTAACAAGATGGAGGACGACGAGAAGAAGATGCAGCAGAGGGGCGCTGCGGGCGGGGGACAGCCTCAGGGGGCCTGA
- a CDS encoding cytidine deaminase produces MPLDPRHIEALLTAARTAAGLAYAPYSHIHVGAALLCDDGTIVQGANMENRSYGLTVCAERTALFRALLEGRRAFTALAIYSPDVPTLLTPCGACRQVLSEFLPPETPIVCHDPEGEPRVFTLGELYPHDSLRHLNPQAP; encoded by the coding sequence ATGCCCCTCGACCCCCGACACATCGAGGCACTCCTCACCGCCGCACGCACCGCCGCCGGCCTCGCCTACGCCCCCTACTCCCACATCCACGTAGGCGCAGCCCTCCTCTGCGACGACGGCACCATCGTCCAGGGAGCCAACATGGAGAACCGATCGTACGGCCTCACCGTGTGCGCCGAACGCACCGCCCTGTTCCGCGCCCTCCTCGAAGGCCGACGCGCCTTCACCGCCCTCGCCATCTACAGCCCCGACGTCCCCACCCTCCTCACCCCCTGTGGAGCCTGCAGGCAGGTCCTCAGCGAGTTCCTCCCCCCCGAAACTCCGATCGTCTGCCACGATCCCGAAGGAGAACCGAGGGTATTCACCCTGGGCGAACTGTATCCCCACGACTCCCTCCGCCATCTCAACCCTCAGGCCCCCTGA
- a CDS encoding class I SAM-dependent methyltransferase — protein MKTYSSIPGDEPVREIPCYVCGSEERLPFWKGEGFGYVRCRACGFVYQYPQPVPRALHARYDQRYFQYELENEENFFQLMLKGLRDVGFFWLERTLPVRRFLDIGCATGRLIAHLSSRGWETKGVEICHHSVCHAREHHGVDVFEGTLEEAPFEPESFSVIHSSHVIEHVPDPVSFLERIHSLLVPGGWCILVTPNREGLQARLLKERWRSAIPDHVFLFTKRHLSRLLVRAGLSPVRWKTWGGIAKGLAPEYLKRPLDVLAKWWGFGDVMIVLSRKTGALLDR, from the coding sequence ATGAAGACGTATTCCTCGATCCCTGGAGACGAGCCCGTACGAGAAATCCCGTGTTACGTGTGCGGATCGGAGGAGCGCCTCCCCTTCTGGAAGGGAGAGGGCTTCGGTTACGTGAGATGCAGGGCGTGCGGGTTCGTGTACCAGTATCCCCAACCGGTGCCTCGGGCCCTCCATGCCCGGTACGACCAGCGGTACTTCCAGTATGAGCTGGAGAACGAGGAGAACTTCTTCCAGCTCATGCTCAAGGGGCTCCGGGACGTGGGATTCTTCTGGCTCGAGCGGACCCTGCCCGTCCGTCGGTTCCTGGACATCGGCTGTGCCACGGGTCGCCTCATCGCCCACCTCTCCTCCAGGGGATGGGAGACGAAGGGGGTCGAGATCTGTCATCACTCGGTCTGTCACGCGCGGGAACACCATGGTGTGGACGTCTTCGAGGGGACCCTCGAGGAAGCTCCCTTCGAGCCCGAATCCTTCTCGGTGATCCATTCCTCGCACGTGATCGAACACGTCCCGGATCCCGTGAGCTTTCTCGAACGCATCCATTCGCTCCTCGTGCCGGGAGGCTGGTGTATCCTGGTCACTCCGAACCGGGAGGGCCTCCAGGCCCGTCTCCTCAAGGAGCGCTGGAGGTCGGCCATCCCCGATCACGTCTTCCTCTTCACGAAGCGACATCTTTCCCGTCTCCTCGTCCGGGCGGGGCTCTCTCCCGTGCGGTGGAAGACCTGGGGGGGGATCGCGAAGGGCCTCGCCCCCGAGTATCTCAAGCGCCCGTTGGACGTGCTGGCGAAGTGGTGGGGGTTCGGCGACGTGATGATCGTCCTTTCCAGGAAGACGGGTGCGTTACTTGACAGGTGA
- a CDS encoding DUF4912 domain-containing protein: MLRKRLEQLSVAELQRLANREGVRLPEDAEKDELVDILLDFYEERREERELFTNHPMRIEQRKYEISLDEEIDYGEEEFPFPREYNRTGIYLLLRDPSWAFCYWEIPQTFLVRLKKEEFGGLFLRVHRGTMDGEGFLSEESFVIPVQLQDRSWYINIPVQGAAYRVDLITMEKDREVLLCRSNVVHVPVPQVKPKRPGEVSLNSDILISISALHNREELFFPDGGVDSTSSSSYYGG; encoded by the coding sequence ATGTTGAGAAAGCGACTCGAGCAGCTTTCGGTCGCGGAACTGCAGCGCCTCGCGAACAGGGAAGGGGTGCGCCTCCCCGAGGATGCGGAGAAGGACGAGCTGGTGGACATCCTCCTGGATTTCTACGAGGAGAGGAGGGAGGAACGCGAGTTGTTCACCAACCATCCCATGAGGATAGAGCAGCGGAAGTACGAGATCTCGCTCGACGAGGAGATCGACTACGGCGAGGAGGAGTTCCCCTTCCCGCGGGAATACAACCGGACAGGCATCTACCTCCTTCTGAGGGATCCTTCCTGGGCCTTCTGCTACTGGGAGATACCTCAGACCTTCCTCGTTCGCCTCAAGAAGGAGGAGTTCGGGGGGCTCTTCCTGAGAGTACATCGGGGAACGATGGATGGAGAGGGGTTCCTCTCCGAGGAGAGCTTCGTGATTCCCGTACAATTGCAGGACCGCTCCTGGTACATCAACATCCCCGTGCAGGGAGCGGCCTACCGCGTGGATCTCATCACCATGGAGAAGGATCGCGAGGTGCTGCTCTGCAGGTCCAACGTGGTACACGTCCCCGTACCGCAGGTGAAACCGAAACGACCCGGCGAGGTGAGTCTCAACTCAGACATCCTCATCTCAATCTCGGCCCTCCACAACCGCGAGGAGCTCTTCTTCCCCGATGGGGGGGTTGATAGTACGAGTTCAAGTTCCTACTATGGTGGGTGA
- a CDS encoding glycoside hydrolase family 57 protein, whose translation MTQGYLLFHLHAHLPFVRHPEHPRFLEEFWLYEAISETYLPLLRVFERLEKDGVPFSLSMSVSPTLISMLTDPLLQERYVHHLHLLLELGEKEQRRVQGKAALERVVEMYLDLYRTNLEDFESKYARNIVKGFDYFYKKGYLEIIPTAATHAYLPLFTIYPSAVWAQISLGMSTHLSTFGLPARGFWLPECGYEPGLEEYLHAAQIDYFFTAAHGILFAERRPEYGIFAPVRTPSGVVAFGRDPAAARAVWSSEDGYPADPVYRDFYRDVGYELPLEDVAFFLPDGENRVFTGYKYHAITGRSGEKEIYDPDRALARVEEHAAHFVKERAEQVRQVSKHMPFPPAIVCPYDAELFGHWWFEGPAWLEAMIRKVAEEETLSLIRPSDYLKEGYPFQENRPSFSSWGTKGYSEVWLDGRNDWIYRHLHAAVEQMEDLVERFSDAEGLRRRALNQAARELLLAQASDWPFIIRNGTMVPYALRRIKEHLFYFRKIYDAFARGALPADLITGRERRYPLFGDMDYRVFARANVPVSPSLYIL comes from the coding sequence ATGACCCAGGGATACCTGCTCTTCCACCTCCACGCACATCTCCCTTTTGTCCGTCATCCCGAACACCCGCGTTTTCTGGAAGAGTTCTGGCTCTACGAGGCCATCTCGGAGACCTATCTCCCCCTCCTGAGGGTCTTCGAACGCCTGGAGAAGGACGGAGTCCCGTTTTCCCTCTCGATGTCCGTGTCCCCGACCCTCATCTCCATGCTCACCGACCCCCTCCTCCAGGAACGTTACGTCCATCATCTCCATCTCCTCCTCGAGCTGGGGGAGAAGGAGCAGCGGCGGGTCCAGGGAAAGGCCGCACTCGAACGCGTGGTGGAGATGTACCTCGACCTCTACCGGACGAATCTCGAGGACTTCGAATCGAAATACGCTCGCAACATCGTAAAGGGTTTCGATTACTTCTACAAGAAGGGATATCTCGAGATCATCCCCACGGCGGCCACGCATGCCTATCTTCCCCTCTTCACCATCTATCCCTCTGCGGTGTGGGCCCAGATCTCCCTGGGGATGAGCACCCATCTGTCCACCTTCGGGCTTCCGGCCCGGGGGTTCTGGCTCCCTGAATGCGGGTATGAGCCGGGTCTCGAGGAGTACCTCCACGCCGCGCAGATCGATTACTTCTTCACCGCGGCCCATGGCATCCTCTTTGCCGAGAGGCGGCCGGAGTACGGCATCTTCGCACCGGTCCGAACCCCGTCCGGCGTGGTGGCCTTCGGTCGCGATCCTGCAGCGGCACGCGCCGTGTGGTCGTCCGAGGACGGCTACCCGGCCGATCCGGTCTACCGGGACTTCTACCGGGACGTGGGGTACGAGCTCCCCCTCGAGGACGTTGCGTTCTTCCTCCCCGACGGGGAGAACCGGGTCTTCACGGGCTACAAGTACCATGCGATCACGGGCCGCTCGGGAGAGAAGGAGATCTACGATCCGGACCGGGCCCTCGCCCGGGTGGAGGAGCATGCCGCGCACTTCGTGAAAGAGCGGGCGGAGCAGGTGCGGCAGGTGTCCAAGCACATGCCCTTTCCTCCTGCGATCGTCTGTCCCTACGATGCGGAGCTCTTCGGCCACTGGTGGTTCGAGGGACCCGCCTGGCTCGAGGCGATGATCAGGAAGGTGGCGGAGGAGGAGACCCTTTCCCTCATACGTCCCTCCGACTACCTGAAAGAGGGGTATCCCTTCCAGGAGAATCGTCCCTCGTTCTCCAGTTGGGGGACCAAGGGCTATTCGGAGGTGTGGCTCGACGGTCGGAACGACTGGATCTATCGACACCTCCATGCGGCCGTGGAGCAGATGGAAGACCTCGTGGAGCGTTTCTCCGATGCCGAGGGGCTGCGGCGGCGGGCCCTCAATCAGGCGGCGAGGGAGCTCCTCCTCGCGCAGGCCTCGGACTGGCCCTTCATCATCCGGAACGGGACCATGGTCCCCTACGCGCTCCGGAGGATCAAGGAACACCTCTTCTATTTCAGAAAGATCTACGACGCGTTTGCCCGGGGGGCGCTCCCTGCGGATCTCATCACCGGGAGGGAGCGGCGGTATCCTCTCTTCGGAGATATGGATTATCGTGTCTTCGCTCGAGCGAACGTGCCGGTGAGTCCGTCCCTCTACATCCTCTGA
- the mraZ gene encoding division/cell wall cluster transcriptional repressor MraZ, translating to MITGEFRNTLDDKGRLLLPSKMRVELPGNSLILTRGIDRCLWLFPPEEWARISENLLTSISPFQQKARLLQRRIVAPAQEVEIDKAGRITVPQAMREFAGLQRDVVILGIKKYIELWDAEELERYWELHEEEFQEAAEDLGKMVFF from the coding sequence ATGATCACCGGGGAGTTCAGGAACACGCTGGATGACAAAGGCAGGCTCCTCCTCCCTTCCAAGATGAGGGTCGAGCTCCCCGGCAATTCTCTGATCCTCACGCGTGGGATCGATCGATGCCTCTGGCTCTTTCCCCCTGAGGAGTGGGCCCGTATCTCCGAGAACCTGCTCACGAGCATCTCTCCCTTCCAGCAGAAGGCCCGGCTCCTCCAGCGGAGGATCGTCGCTCCCGCCCAGGAGGTGGAGATCGACAAGGCGGGGAGGATCACGGTTCCCCAGGCGATGCGTGAGTTCGCAGGGCTCCAGAGGGATGTGGTGATTCTGGGCATCAAGAAGTATATAGAGCTCTGGGACGCCGAGGAGCTCGAACGGTACTGGGAACTCCATGAGGAAGAGTTCCAGGAGGCGGCCGAGGACCTGGGGAAGATGGTGTTCTTCTGA
- the rsmH gene encoding 16S rRNA (cytosine(1402)-N(4))-methyltransferase RsmH: MEIVHVPVLREEVGAFLSVRDGLVVDATLGEGGHSEALLESHPGIRLLGVDADPIMLSRAGERLSRFGDRVRLVQGWFDEVLESFPAEDRPVGILMDLGISSYHLEKSGRGFSFLRREPLDMRLSPYLPMKASDVVNTYSETELVDVFSRFGEEPFSRRIARAIVSERRKMPITTSDHLAEVVMKAVPPKARRGRIHPATRVFQALRIVVNKELERVERAVRAGVRLLAPGGRMAVISFHSLEDRIVKRLFRFYASACTCPPEEPICRCGGQGIVEVLTKKPVRPGEEEVRTNPASRSARLRVLEKVRDAAHLREEGHALP, from the coding sequence ATGGAGATAGTACATGTACCGGTATTGAGGGAAGAGGTGGGCGCCTTTCTTTCGGTGCGGGACGGTCTGGTGGTGGACGCGACGCTCGGTGAGGGCGGACACAGCGAGGCCCTCCTGGAATCTCATCCCGGCATCCGGCTCCTCGGGGTGGATGCGGATCCCATCATGCTCTCCCGGGCTGGCGAGCGTCTCAGTCGGTTCGGGGATCGGGTGCGCCTCGTCCAGGGGTGGTTCGACGAGGTCCTGGAGTCCTTCCCTGCGGAAGACAGACCGGTGGGGATCCTGATGGATCTGGGCATCTCGTCGTATCATCTCGAGAAGTCTGGGAGGGGTTTCTCTTTTCTCCGGAGAGAGCCGCTCGACATGCGGCTCTCTCCGTATCTCCCCATGAAGGCCTCCGACGTGGTGAACACCTATTCCGAGACCGAGCTGGTGGATGTCTTCTCCCGGTTCGGGGAGGAGCCCTTCTCGAGGCGGATCGCACGGGCGATCGTGAGCGAGAGGAGGAAGATGCCCATCACCACGAGCGATCACCTGGCTGAGGTGGTGATGAAGGCCGTGCCTCCCAAGGCACGGCGTGGACGGATCCATCCGGCCACGAGGGTCTTCCAGGCCCTGAGGATCGTGGTGAACAAGGAGCTGGAGAGAGTGGAGAGGGCCGTGAGGGCGGGAGTGAGACTCCTCGCGCCGGGGGGGAGGATGGCGGTCATCTCCTTTCACTCCCTCGAGGACAGGATCGTGAAGCGTCTCTTCCGTTTCTATGCCAGCGCCTGTACCTGCCCCCCGGAAGAGCCGATATGTAGGTGTGGGGGACAGGGCATAGTCGAAGTGCTCACGAAGAAGCCGGTCCGTCCCGGCGAAGAGGAGGTGAGGACCAACCCGGCTTCCAGGAGCGCCAGGCTGAGGGTGCTCGAGAAGGTCCGGGATGCGGCGCACCTCAGGGAGGAGGGACATGCGCTACCTTAG